A window of the Miscanthus floridulus cultivar M001 chromosome 14, ASM1932011v1, whole genome shotgun sequence genome harbors these coding sequences:
- the LOC136504751 gene encoding 2-isopropylmalate synthase A-like: protein MASSLLSSPAKPFCSTPAPKATRLPSPVLSSGHVLSAARCLRVRAVSARASQQQPPPPPRGQRRPEYVPNRIDDPNYVRVFDTTLRDGEQSPGATMTSAQKLVVARQLARLGVDIIEAGFPASSPDDLDAVRSIAIEVGNPTAPASTGEDAGAADTVPHVPVICGLSRCNRKDINAAWEAVRHARRPRIHTFIATSDIHMQHKLRKTPEQVVTIAREMVAYARSLGCTDVEFSPEDAGRSNREFLYHILGEVIKAGATTLNIPDTVGYNLPYEFGKLIADIKANTPGIENAIISTHCQNDLGLATANTLAGARAGARQLEVTINGIGERAGNASLEEVVMAIKCRRELLNGLYTGIDSRHITLTSKMVQEHSGLIVQPHKAIVGANAFAHESGIHQDGMLKNKGTYEIISPDDIGLTRANEFGIVLGKLSGRHAVRSKLVELGYEIGDKEFEDFFKRYKEVAEKKKRVTDEDLEALLSDEIFQPKVIWSLADVQATCGTLSLSTATVKLIGPDGEEKIACSVGTGPVDAAYKAVDQIIQIPTILREYSMTSVTEGIDAIATTRVVVTGDVSINAKHALTSRSFNRSFSGSGASMDIVVSSVRAYLSALNKICSFAGAVKASSEVPETASIPSTE from the exons ATGGCATCCTCGCTGCTCTCCTCCCCCGCTAAACCCTTCTGCTCCACCCCCGCCCCAAAAGCCACCCGCTTGCCATCCCCAGTCCTCTCCTCCGGCCATGTCCTCTCCGCCGCCCGCTGCCTCCGCGTCCGCGCGGTCTCCGCCCGAGCGTCGCAGCAgcagcctcctccgccgccgcgggGGCAGCGGCGGCCGGAGTACGTCCCGAACCGCATCGATGACCCAAACTACGTGCGCGTCTTCGACACCACGCTGCGCGACGGGGAGCAGTCCCCGGGCGCCACGATGACGAGCGCGCAGAAGCTCGTCGTCGCGCGCCAGCTGGCCCGCCTCGGCGTCGACATCATCGAGGCCGGGTTCCCGGCCTCCTCCCCCGACGACCTCGACGCCGTGCGCTCCATCGCCATCGAGGTCGGCAACCCCACCGCCCCCGCCTCCACCGGGGAGGACGCCGGCGCCGCCGACACAGTCCCACACGTGCCGGTCATCTGCGGCCTCTCGCGGTGCAACAGGAAGGACATCAACGCGGCGTGGGAGGCCGTGCGCCACGCGCGCCGGCCCCGGATCCACACCTTCATCGCCACCAGCGACATCCACATGCAGCATAAGCTCAGGAAGACGCCCGAGCAGGTGGTGACCATTGCCAGGGAGATGGTGGCGTACGCCCGCAGCCTCGGATGCACTGACGTTGAGTTCAGCCCCGAGGACGCCGGCAG GTCAAATAGAGAGTTCTTGTATCATATTCTAGGCGAAGTTATAAAAGCTGGAGCTACGACTCTCAATATCCCGGACACCGTTGGATACAATCTTCCTTATGAATTTGGGAAGTTAATTGCTGATATAAAGGCAAACACTCCTGGAATTGAAAACGCTATCATTTCCACTCATTGCCAGAATGATCTTGGTCTTGCGACTGCCAACACATTAGCG GGCGCTCGTGCAGGCGCACGGCAGTTAGAGGTTACTATTAATGGTATTGGTGAAAGAGCCGGAAATGCTTCTTTGGAGGAG GTTGTCATGGCAATTAAATGCCGCAGAGAACTGTTAAATGGTCTCTATACTGGAATCGATTCTCGACATATCACTTTGACAAGCAAAATG GTACAAGAGCATAGTGGACTGATCGTACAACCACATAAAGCTATTGTTGGTGCCAATGCATTTGCTCATGAAAGTGGAATTCATCAG gATGGCATGCTTAAAAATAAAGGAACTTATGAAATTATATCGCCTGATGATATTGGTTTAACACGTGCAAATGAATTTGGTATTGTTCTTGGGAAACTCAG TGGAAGACATGCTGTGAGATCTAAGCTAGTGGAG CTTGGATATGAAATCGGTGACAAGGAGTTTGAGGACTTCTTTAAACGCTACAAAGAGGTTGCAGAGAAGAAAAAG CGTGTAACTGATGAAGACTTAGAAGCGTTATTGTCAGATGAGATATTCCAGCCTAAGGTTATTTGGTCCCTTGCTGATGTACAG GCAACATGTGGTACACTTAGTTTATCTACGGCAACAGTGAAATTGATAGGGCCAGATGGAGAGGAGAAAATAGCATGTTCAGTCGGAACAGGTCCAGTCGATGCAGCTTACAAGGCTGTTGACCAAATAATCCAG ATTCCAACCATTCTCCGAGAATATAGTATGACATCAGTCACAGAAGGCATTGACGCAATTGCAACAACTCGAGTCGTTGTCACTGGAGATGTGAGCATCAACGCCAAACATGCCCTGACTAGCCGCTCTTTCAATCGCTCCTTCAG TGGGAGCGGGGCATCCATGGACATTGTGGTGTCCAGCGTCAGAGCTTACCTGAGCGCCCTGAacaagatttgcagttttgctGGCGCCGTGAAAGCCAGCAGCGAGGTACCTGAGACCGCAAGCATTCCGAGCACAGAATGA
- the LOC136506087 gene encoding disease resistance protein Pik-2-like has product MELAMAALSSLLPKLGSLLLDEYKLHTAVRGEIRFLQAEMESMQAALYMVSNKLPAHHTDDHLVKIWARDLKELCYDIEDSVDAFAFTVRLGFPGSGCATATAKKQHGFSFRRFLDRTMGLLTKAKIRHHIAEDIQDIRRRVQEVADRRERYRLGDSVTQPADTSTAIDPRLPAIFEDAAVLVGTEGPAEKICSLLTRGQKGAQKKLMVVSIVGVGGLGKTTIASLVYKKLGDQFQCKAFVSVSVRPNMKQILSSILRQVSRDACSHAGEKDPEELIMNIREFIMDKRYLIIIDDVWNEKAWNTIKCALIDQDKGSRVIMTTRNINVANFSSVDGAIYELDPLSYKDSKRLLYKRIFNEEKEIHYELEDVTEKILKKCGGIPLAIVTIASLLASIPNKVKYEWYGVYNSMGSGLEKDKSLENMREILYLSYSDLPSHLKPCLLYLSMFPEDHDICRDELVRLWVAEGFIDGKQGSNLYDLGVRYFNELVNRSMIQPVDMDEQGSARFCRVHDMILDLIISLSTRENFVTILEGSCLVPPELKIRRSSLQGKVLGDQTEIKEEQMMILPATVNMSHARPLVVFGDAVQWMPPLSRFSVLRVLSLMGVPGSVNHHLEDLERLHNLRYLQLGGQLETGVLLGIGKLKLLKTLDVWATSIEQLPASIVELGQLERLLMYKGLKLPDGIGNLTSLQELSVLDADNNHHTL; this is encoded by the exons ATGGAGCTCGCGATGGCTGCGCTGAGCAGCCTCCTCCCCAAGCTGGGCTCCCTTCTCCTCGACGAGTACAAGCTACACACGGCGGTGCGGGGGGAGATCAGGTTCCTGCAGGCAGAAATGGAGAGCATGCAGGCCGCCCTGTACATGGTGTCCAACAAGCTGCCGGCTCACCACACCGACGATCATCTTGTCAAGATCTGGGCAAGGGACCTCAAGGAGCTGTGCTACGACATCGAGGACAGCGTCGACGCCTTCGCCTTCACAGTGCGGCTCGGCTTTCCTGGGTCTGGGtgtgccactgccactgccaagAAGCAGCATGGTTTCAGTTTCAGAAGGTTTCTTGACAGGACCATGGGACTGCTAACTAAAGCCAAGATCCGACATCACATCGCCGAGGACATTCAGGACATTAGGAGGCGCGTCCAGGAGGTCGCCGACAGGCGCGAGAGGTACAGGCTTGGGGATTCTGTGACGCAGCCTGCAGATACATCAACGGCCATCGACCCTCGCCTGCCGGCAATCTTTGAAGACGCAGCCGTGCTTGTCGGCACCGAAGGCCCCGCAGAGAAGATCTGCAGCTTGCTCACGCGGGGGCAGAAGGGTGCGCAGAAGAAGCTGATGGTTGTCTCCATAGTTGGAGTTGGAGGCCTGGGTAAAACAACCATAGCCAGTTTGGTGTACAAGAAGCTTGGTGACCAGTTTCAGTGCAAAGCTTTCGTCTCTGTGTCAGTCAGGCCCAACATGAAGCAGATTCTCAGCAGCATACTACGGCAAGTTAGCAGAGATGCGTGCTCTCATGCGGGAGAGAAGGACCCTGAGGAGCTTATTATGAATATCAGAGAATTCATCATGGACAAGAG GTACTTGATCATAATCGATGATGTATGGAATGAAAAAGCATGGAACACCATCAAATGTGCTCTGATTGACCAGGATAAAGGTAGCAGAGTGATTATGACAACACGTAACATCAACGTGGCTAATTTCTCTTCTGTGGATGGGGCAATATATGAACTGGACCCTCTCTCTTACAAGGACTCCAAAAGGCTGCTTTATAAGAGGATATTTAATGAGGAAAAGGAAATTCATTATGAACTAGAGGATGTAACAGAAAAGATTTTGAAGAAATGTGGTGGAATACCACTAGCTATCGTTACTATAGCTAGTTTGCTGGCTAGCATACCAAACAAAGTAAAGTATGAATGGTATGGTGTCTACAATTCCATGGGTTCTGGACTTGAGAAGGACAAGAGTCTTGAGAACATGCGAGAGATATTGTATCTTAGTTACAGTGATTTGCCTTCTCATCTAAAGCCTTGCTTACTGTATTTGAGCATGTTTCCCGAGGATCATGATATTTGCAGAGATGAGTTGGTAAGGCTTTGGGTAGCAGaaggttttattgatgggaaACAGGGTAGCAATCTCTATGACCTTGGAGTGAGGTATTTCAACGAGCTTGTCAACAGAAGCATGATTCAGCCGGTTGACATGGATGAACAAGGCAGCGCGAGATTTTGTCGAGTACATGATATGATACTTGATCTCATCATTTCTCTTTCAACTCGAGAGAATTTTGTCACTATATTAGAAGGTTCATGCCTCGTACCTCCAGAGTTAAAGATTCGAAGATCTTCACTGCAAGGCAAGGTACTTGGCGACCAAACAGAAATCAAGGAAGAACAAATGATGATACTGCCAGCAACAGTAAACATGTCCCATGCCAGGCCACTCGTTGTTTTTGGCGATGCGGTTCAGTGGATGCCACCTCTGTCAAGGTTTTCAGTTCTTCGTGTTTTATCTTTGATGGGTGTTCCTGGCAGTGTTAATCATCATCTTGAGGATCTAGAGAGGTTGCACAACTTGAGATATCTACAGTTAGGTGGCCAGCTTGAAACAGGGGTTCTACTAGGGATTGGAAAGCTAAAGCTTCTAAAGACATTGGATGTGTGGGCTACGTCTATTGAACAACTCCCAGCAAGTATTGTTGAGCTAGGACAGCTTGAACGTCTGTTAATGTACAAGGGATTGAAACTTCCTGATGGGATTGGAAATCTAACTTCCCTGCAAGAGCTGTCGGTGCTCGACGCGGACAACAATCACCACACACTCTAG